The Drechmeria coniospora strain ARSEF 6962 chromosome 02, whole genome shotgun sequence genome has a segment encoding these proteins:
- a CDS encoding ATPase-like, ATP-binding domain protein, translating into MAQHVRLLGSKRRFVASESPEAESEWMEMAVNPGLRSSHHGHFGSCGERYSRHQPHDFHRGMKSFSQVQNSSGLSTTCPPLGRLAFYSLHHLPVPTMILDKNKTVVLANEAMGKVMGIVTDDLCKPHSAAITERLRGQTLTQVGIDLLQDGRPVWIAWGAFLDSLIENVGVRPPVSDSGSEPGSIDLGCQEDSTSHAAQDAVVEVVISRKDISRATFDGSAETNEFAHQVFAKMIITIWAVDEGETFFTLTFTNTPLAPSMPPSAWKSIVMPGVAETVDSNTNTAEKSDLDSKASVRDATSPFLQSSGGVAMSSSPFPPMGPPMFTNQLDTRSLLQKIILMKDALLDETQTPILAMWKDGSVAFPNRAARLLFSKDADHDTPTDGFELLRHWKLLTDDFMRELSIDEYPISVLLRTETPFDSIRVGIVDRESRKKVFDISGEAIRDNNTGEFLAGVVTAHDVTAATEKMSQIQKRDEERFKLICDTMPQLVWTAKPDGICDFFNTRWYAYTGLKPEQCLGVKWQAPVHQADIVEANSRWQRSLQTGEPYQMEYRCRREDGEWRWFLGRALAIRSKSTGEIEKWFGTCTDIHESMETKLSAKRTREQLRSVIAHSEVTIFTVDPHHNVTMLEGALLWNNIDEDNRGSQWFIGQNIYTVFSRLTRRRQDCKQLEFLRPIDDILDASSGGNVKEHSIDNRFYRTRLLPMHGDIKQGDKMTEEKCIEGVIGVIIDVTELKEKEKAIREQSMEKRRALTNEAAANEANRLKGQFLANMSHEIRTPITGVLGMAELLRDLDLNEEQRDYVDNIHSSAASLLTVINDILDFSKIESGHLDIEDVQFSLPLIVKEVGRMIKFAVQRKGLDFQLFIDSNIPDNMVVIGDPGRVRQIATNLLANSMKFTTEGLVRFSVTAEQETADSVEIRFTVEDSGIGMDPGVRKKLFQPFSQGDASTSRRFGGTGLGLTICKNLLDLMRGRIAIHSAAGAGTTATFWIPFGKPNLPRKLNLVQSGTMPDRLESVLGFPSCRSEHVSTDSGRSQLLSPPPQPLPIPIPSTEQVLPRCEREKIHILVVEDK; encoded by the exons ATGGCCCAGCATGTGAGGCTGCTGGGGTCCAAGAGGCGGTTTGTCGCTTCCGAAAGCCCAGAGGCGGAATCGGAATGGATGGAGATGGCAGTCAACCCCGGCTTGAGGAGCAGCCATCATGGCCACTTTGGCTCCTGCGGCGAACGGTATTCTCGCCACCAGCCTCACGACTTTCATCGTGGCATGAAATCCTTCTCGCAAGTTCAAAACAGCTCCGGACTCTCCACGACCTGCCCCCCCCTGGGCCGGCTTGCCTTTTACTCGCTGCACCATCTACCGGTCCCGACCATGATCCTCGACAAGAACAAAACCGTTGTCTTGGCCAATGAAGCGATGGGCAAAGTCATGGGCATCGTCACCGATGACCTGTGCAAACCTCATTCGGCAGCCATCACGGAGCGACTGAGGGGTCAAACCCTGACCCAGGTGGGGATCGATCTGTTGCAGGACGGTCGGCCAGTGTGGATAGCCTGGGGCGCATTCTTGGACTCCTTGATCGAGAACGTCGGCGTTCGACCTCCCGTGTCAGATTCTGGCTCCGAACCCGGCTCCATCGACCTCGGCTGCCAGGAAGACTCAACAAGCCATGCCGCccaggatgccgtcgtcgaggtcgtcatAAGTCGCAAGGACATCAGCAGAGCGACCTTTGACGGCAGTGCCGAGACCAACGAATTCGCTCACCAAGTCTTCGCCAAAATGATCATCACCATttgggccgtcgacgagggcgagacaTTCTTCACCTTGACTTTCACCAACACACCGCTGGCGCCGTCCATGCCGCCGAGTGCGTGGAAATCCATCGTCATgcccggcgtcgccgagactGTCGACTCAAACACCAACACTGCAGAAAAATCAGATCTTGATTCAAAGGCCTCGGTCCGAGACGCAACGTCGCCGTTTCTCCAGAgctccggcggcgtcgccatgtCATCGAGCCCGTTCCCCCCCATGGGCCCTCCGATGTTCACCAATCAGCTGGATACGCGCTCCCTGCTGCAGAAGATCATCCTGATGAAGGACGCACTGCTGGACGAGACCCAGACTCCCATCTTGGCCATGTGGAAGGATGGAAGTGTCGCGTTTCCGAacagggcggcgaggttgCTCTTCTCCAAAGACGCAGACCATGATACACCCACCGATGGATTTGAGCTTCTCCGCCATTGGAAACTCTTGACCGACGACTTCATGCGGGAGCTATCCATAGACGAGTACCCGATATCCGTTCTCCTTCGAACCGAGACTCCGTTCGATAGCATCCGCGTCGGCATTGTCGACAGGGAATCGAGGAAGAAGGTATTCGATATATCGGGCGAAGCCATCCGCGACAACAATACCGGAGAGTTTCTTGCCGGCGTAGTAACGGCGCATGACGTCACCGCCGCAACAGAAAAGATGTCGCAAATTCAGAAGCGGGACGAGGAACGATTCAAACTCATCTGCGATACGATGCCACAGTTGGTGTGGACGGCCAAACCCGACGGAATATGCGACTTCTTTAATACGAGATGGTATGCGTACACGGGTTTAAAACCAGAGCAATGCTTGGGGGTCAAGTGGCAGGCACCGGTTCATCAGGCGGACATTGTCGAGGCCAACTCCCGATGGCAGCGCTCGCTGCAGACCGGCGAGCCGTACCAGATGGAGTACCGGTGCCGTCGCGAAGATGGTGAATGGAGATGGTTCCTGGGCCGCGCCTTGGCCATACGAAGTAAAAGCACTGGCGAGATAGAAAAATGGTTCG GCACCTGCACCGACATTCATGAAAGCATGGAGACAAAGCTGAGCGCCAAACGCACCCGCGAGCAGCTGCGAAGCGTCATTGCCCACTCCGAAGTAACCATCTTCACCGTCGACCCGCATCATAACGTAACTATGCTCGAGGGTGCTTTGCTGTGGAACAACATCGATGAGGACAACCGCGGCAGTCAATGGTTCATCGGCCAGAACATATATACAGTCTTCAGTCGTCTcacccgccgtcggcaagacTGCAAGCAGCTAGAATTCCTCCGGCCGATTGATGATATCCTCGATGCTAGCTCTGGCGGCAACGTCAAGGAGCACTCGATTG acaATCGCTTCTACCGAACTCGTCTCCTGCCCATGCACGGTGACATAAAACAGGGCGACAAAATGACCGAGGAGAAGTGTATCGAAGGTGTGATTGGCGTCATCATTGACGTGACGGAATTAAAGGAGAAAGAAAAAGCAATTCGAGAGCAGTCAATGGAGAAGCGGCGAGCACTAACAAACGAAGCAGCTGCCAACGAGGCGAACCGGCTCAAAGGTCAGTTCTTGGCGAACATGTCACACGAGATTCGAACTCCCATTACGGGTGTGCTCGGAATGGCCGAGCTGTTGCGTGACTTGGACCTGAATGAGGAGCAGCGCGACTACGTCGACAATATCCACAGCTCTGCGGCATCCCTCCTGACAGTAATCAACGATATTCTCGATTTTTCCAAGATCGAATCTGGTCATTTGGACATTGAGGATGTCCAATTCTCCCTTCCTCTTATTGTCAAGGAAGTCGGGCGAATGATCAAGTTCGCGGTGCAGCGTAAAGGATTAGACTTTCAACTATTTATTGATAGCAATATTCCCGATAATATGGTAGTTATCGGAGATCCAGGTCGAGTTAGGCAAATTGCTACAAATCTCCTGGCGAATAGTATGAAGTTTACAACCGAGGGGCTGGTGCGCTTCTCCGTCACGGCGGAGCAAGAAACGGCGGACTCTGTTGAGATTCGGTTTACGGTCGAAGACAGCGGAATCGGCATGGACCCTGGCGTGCGCAAGAAGCTCTTTCAACCCTTCTCCCAGGGCGACGCGTCGACCTCTCGAAGGTTCGGGGGAACCGGCCTCGGACTGACGATATGCAAGAATTTGCTCGATCTCATGCGCGGCCGCATAGCCATACATTCGGCGGCTGGGGCcggaacgacggcgacgtttTGGATTCCTTTCGGCAAGCCAAATCTGCCTCGAAAGTTGAATCTGGTGCAGAGTGGAACGATGCCTGATCGTCTCGAGTCCGTTCTTGGCTTTCCAAGCTGCAGGTCCGAGCATGTCTCGACAGATTCAGGCAGATCACAACTACTGTCACCGCCCCCTCAACCGTTACCTATTCCGATACCAAGCACCGAACAGGTGCTACCTCGTTGCGAGAGAGAGAAAATACACATCCTGGTCGTGGAAGACAAGTGA
- a CDS encoding asparagine synthetase — protein sequence MCGFLASCPCPRLIQDESSNGDTNGDGSHNVQNLKGANEPWTRDELRRRLQDGIDAIRHRGPDGSGVWVSEDDQVGLAHCRLSINDLSPNGSQPLHSDDGQIHAVVNGEIYDQDRLRTDCTQHHGYRFSSASDSELVIALYKIHGAPGLFEHLRGEFAFVLFDDRDGCRRMIGGRDRFGIKPLVYTILGNRVLLAAEAKAFLAMGWQPEWDVRGISDCGWLVDDSTIFKNVKKLMPGHWMTVTEERGVEIHKYWDAEYPDKTKADSRSVEEMVLGVRERLVESIRLRLRADVPVGVYLSGGIDSSAVAGIVTELSRKEHVRLGSEAVTKVSCFSIQFGEESGYDETAIAQRTAEWLGVESYKLKVTEEMLAASFADASFHFEHHHFDLNAVAKFALSDFTQQHGVKVVLTGEGSDEHFCGYPSFAAEYLREADLAVPDSVLARDAALRDSLCEAAHVETHAVWRSQAESETAGLGDARGSSMPDGLLAWQPAKEVYARWVRDQHGGEWDSRRTLVAAHSEEVREKMRSRWHAGHSAMYLWNKSIMINVILACLGDRTEMAHSIEGRTPFLDHELVEYVNGLPPSVKLRYTPPRDEEAGGSALSSLSEKWILREAARPYITDELYGRKKVTFWAPTKWPKNGPLHGMFKKLLTRSAVEGLGFVDWAVIEAALDASFGDDADAASFRVLCYTGGWVTISQRFDVKKATIGSSAWA from the exons ATGTGTGGATTCTTAGCTAGCTGCCCCTGCCCTCGATTAATCCAAGACGAGTCCAGCAATGGCGACACGAATGGAGACGGCAGTCACAACGTGCAGAACCTGAAGGGTGCAAATGAGCCATGGACGCGAGATGAGCTGAGGAGGCGACTCCAGGACGGCATCGATGCCATCAGGCACCGCGGACCGGACGGGTCAGGCGTATGGGTCAGCGAGGATGATCAGGTCGGCCTTGCCCACTGTCGGCTGTCCATCAACGATCTGTCTCCAAACGGATCACAGCCACTGCACAGCGATGACGGGCAAATCCATGCCGTCGTAAACGGCGAAATATACGATCAGGACCGCCTGCGAACGGACTGCACCCAGCATCACGGGTACAGATTCTCGAGTGCAAGCGACAGCGAGCTTGTCATCGCGCTCTACAAGATACACGGGGCGCCCGGCCTCTTCGAGCACCTCCGTGGCGAATTCGCATTCGTTCTCTTTGACGATCGAGATGGCTGCCGAAGAATGAttggcggccgagaccgTTTTGGCATCAAGCCGTTGGTGTACACCATACTCGGCAACCGGGTTCTCCTTGCAGCCGAGGCGAAGGCGTTCCTGGCCATGGGCTGGCAGCCCGAATGGGATGTTCGCGGCATCTCGGATTGCGGCTGGCTCGTAGATGACAGCACCATCTTCAAGAATGTAAAGAAGCTAATGCCCGGCCACtggatgacggtgacggaggaACGGGGCGTTGAGATTCACAAGTACTGGGATGCCGAGTACCCAGACAAG ACAAAGGCAGATAGCCGCTCCGTGGAAGAAATGGTGCTCGGGGTTCGGGAACGGCTCGTCGAGTCGATTCGCCTCCGGTTGCGAGCCGACGTGCCGGTCGGCGTGTATCTGTCCGGCGGGATCGACTCCTCCGCCGTGGCCGGCATCGTGACGGAGCTCTCGCGCAAGGAGCATGTCAGGCTGGGATCGGAAGCGGTGACAAAGGTCTCTTGCTTCAGCATCCAGTTCGGAGAAGAGTCGGGATACGACGAGACGG CGATTGCGCAGCGTACGGCGGAATGGCTGGGGGTCGAGAGCTACAAGCTCAAGGTGACGGAGGAGATGCTGGCTGCCTCCTTTGCCGATGCTTCGTTCCACTTTGAGCACCATCACTTTGACCtcaacgccgtcgccaagTTTGCCCTGTCCGACTTTACGCAGCAGCACGGCGTCAAGGTGGTGCTGACGGGAGAAGGGTCCGACGAGCACTTTTGCGGCTATCCCAGCTTCGCGGCCGAATACCTCCGGGaagccgacctcgccgtGCCGGATTCCGTGCTGGCCCGGGACGCCGCGTTGCGCGACAGCCTGTGCGAAGCCGCCCACGTCGAGACGCATGCTGTGTGGCGCTCGCAAGCCGAGTCGGAgacggccggcctcggcgatgccCGGGGAAGTTCGATGCCCGACGGCCTCCTGGCCTGGCAGCCGGCCAAGGAGGTGTACGCGAGGTGGGTTCGCGAccagcacggcggcgagtggGACAGCCGAAGAACGCTCGTGGCGGCGCATTCGGAGGAGGTCCGCGAGAAGATGCGGAGCCGGTGGCACGCCGGCCACTCGGCCATGTATCTGTGGAACAAGTCGATCATGATTAacgtcatcctcgcctgCCTCGGCGACCGGACCGAGATGGCCCACAGCATCGAGGGACGGACGCCATTCCTCGACCACGAACTCGTCGAGTACGTCAACGGCCTGCCGCCCAGCGTCAAGCTCCGGTACACGCCGCCCcgggacgaggaagccggcggctCGGCCCTGTCGTCGCTCAGCGAGAAGTGGATCTTGCGGGAAGCGGCGCGGCCGTACATTACCGACGAGCTGTACGGGCGCAAGAAGGTCACCTTTTGGGCACCGACGAAGTGGCCCAAGAACGGGCCGCTGCACGGAATGTTCAAGAAGCTGCTGAcgcgctcggccgtcgaggggctcggcttcgtcgactgGGCCGTCATCGAAGCCGCGTTGGACGCTTCCTTTggcgatgacgccgacgccgcttCCTTTCGCGTCCTCTGCTACACGGGCGGCTGGGTCACGATCTCGCAGAGATTCGACGTCAAGAAGGCGACCATAgggtcgtcggcgtgggCGTGA